Proteins encoded together in one Hevea brasiliensis isolate MT/VB/25A 57/8 chromosome 16, ASM3005281v1, whole genome shotgun sequence window:
- the LOC110670246 gene encoding expansin-like B1 → MGFTYGYCLVCFMVLLPAICYSQDFKYSSATYYGSPDCLGTPTGACGFGEYGRTVNDANVAGVSRLYKNGTGCGACYQVRCKAPQLCTDDGVNVVATDYGEGDNTDFILSTRAYARMANPNMALQLFAYGVVDVEYRRISCRFAGYNIMFKVHEHSRFPEYLAIVILYQGGQNDILAVEIWQEDCKEWIGMRRAYGAVWDMPNPPNGYISLRFQVSGSAGLTWVQATNAIPNDWKAGVAYDSSIQLT, encoded by the exons ATGGGGTTCACATATGGCTACTGCCTTGTTTGTTTCATGGTGCTACTGCCTGCAATATGTTACTCCCAAGACTTCAAATATTCTAGCGCTACTTATTATGGTAGCCCTGATTGCTTAGGGACACCAA CTGGAGCTTGTGGATTTGGCGAATATGGAAGGACGGTCAATGATGCTAATGTGGCTGGAGTTTCCAGGTTGTATAAGAATGGCACTGGCTGTGGTGCTTGCTATCAG GTTAGGTGTAAGGCACCACAACTTTGCACTGATGACGGGGTGAATGTAGTGGCGACTGACTATGGTGAAGGGGACAACACTGACTTCATTCTTAGCACAAGAGCTTATGCAAGAATGGCAAATCCAAACATGGCCTTACAATTATTTGCATACGGTGTCGTCGACGTGGAATACCGGAGGATTTCTTGCCGGTTCGCAGGTTACAACATCATGTTCAAGGTCCATGAGCATAGCAGGTTTCCTGAATACTTGGCCATTGTTATTCTGTACCAAGGAGGCCAAAATGATATCTTAGCCGTGGAAATATGGCAG GAAGATTGCAAAGAATGGATAGGCATGAGAAGGGCCTATGGAGCAGTGTGGGACATGCCAAACCCACCAAATGGTTACATTAGCTTGAGGTTCCAAGTAAGTGGAAGTGCAGGGCTAACATGGGTACAGGCAACAAATGCTATCCCAAATGATTGGAAAGCTGGGGTTGCTTATGATTCATCCATTCAGCTCACTTAA
- the LOC110670241 gene encoding histone-lysine N-methyltransferase, H3 lysine-9 specific SUVH5-like — protein sequence MKRKKKNSSRSSKAYEGIGEVVAWDAEDDVKHGGESNDFQLVRRSYNFNVTLPPSCPSSLSGKGNDNDAFVTRNKVRETLRLFQVVYRKLVKEEEAKLKNVKRPDLVAATVPKRKGKYVNTNKKIIGSVPGVEVGDEFQYRVELNIIGLHRPTQGGIDFVKEGKTVLATSIVASGGYDDDLDDSDVLIYTGSGGNMKDGDKGPEDQKLKRGNLALKISMDAQNPVRVIRGDTRVSESSSARNRTYVYDGLYLVKKCWQEMGPHGKLVFKFRLDRSPGQPELACKVVKKSKKFKVREGLCEGSIPICAVNTIDNEKHPPFEYIAHVLYTDWCHPIPPRGCDCTDGCSETGKCSSVAKNGGEFPYNHNGTIVEAKPLVYKCGPSCKCPPSCYNRVSQNGIKFQLEIFKTYHYKYNRSGS from the coding sequence atgaagaggaagaagaagaattcaTCTCGTAGCAGCAAGGCTTATGAAGGTATAGGTGAGGTGGTTGCATGGGATGCAGAAGACGATGTTAAGCATGGTGGTGAATCTAATGATTTTCAGTTGGTTAGGAGATCATATAATTTTAATGTGACACTTCCTCCTTCCTGTCCCAGCAGTTTGAGTGGTAAAGGCAATGATAATGATGCGTTTGTCACCAGAAACAAAGTTAGGGAAACATTGCGTTTGTTCCAAGTTGTCTATAGGAAACTTGTTAAGGAAGAAGAGGCAAAGTTGAAGAATGTTAAGAGGCCTGATTTAGTTGCAGCAACTGTTCCTAAAAGGAAAGGAAAATATGTAAACACAAACAAGAAAATCATTGGATCTGTTCCAGGTGTTGAAGTTGGGGATGAGTTTCAGTACAGGGTGGAGCTTAATATTATTGGTCTTCATCGCCCAACTCAGGGAGGTATTGATTTTGTGAAGGAAGGTAAAACTGTCCTTGCAACGAGTATTGTAGCATCTGGGGGCTATGATGATGATCTGGATGACTCTGATGTCTTGATATATACTGGTTCAGGAGGGAACATGAAGGATGGAGATAAAGGACCTGAAGATCAGAAGCTTAAACGAGGTAATCTTGCTTTAAAGATTAGTATGGATGCACAGAATCCTGTAAGAGTCATTCGTGGTGATACAAGAGTGTCTGAATCATCCAGTGCAAGAAATAGGACTTATGTCTATGATGGGCTATATTTGGTGAAGAAGTGTTGGCAAGAAATGGGGCCACACGGCAAACTTGTATTTAAGTTTAGGCTGGATCGAAGTCCAGGTCAACCAGAGCTTGCTTGTAAAGTGGTGAAGAAGTCCAAAAAATTTAAAGTGCGAGAGGGTCTCTGTGAAGGGTCAATTCCAATTTGTGCGGTGAACACCATAGACAATGAGAAGCATCCACCATTTGAATACATAGCTCATGTTTTATATACTGATTGGTGCCATCCTATTCCTCCCAGGGGTTGTGATTGTACTGATGGCTGCTCTGAAACTGGGAAATGTTCTTCTGTGGCAAAAAATGGAGGAGAGTTCCCATATAACCATAATGGGACTATTGTTGAAGCAAAGCCTCTGGTCTACAAGTGCGGTCCTTCTTGCAAGTGTCCTCCGTCTTGTTACAATAGAGTCAGTCAGAATGGTATCAAGTTTCAGCTTGAAATCTTTAAAACATACCATTACAAATACAATAGATCAGGTTCATGA
- the LOC110634434 gene encoding GATA transcription factor 26, translating into MGKQGPCCHCGVTSTPLWRNGPPEKPVLCNACGSRWRTKGTLANYTPLHARTDPDDYEDHRVSRVKSISINKNKEVKLLKRKANHDNGVVGGVASDYIQGYRKVLDEDASNRSSSGSAISNSESCAQFGSADASDLTGPAQSVVWDTMVPSRKRTCVNRSKPSPVEKLTRDLYTIWHEQQSSCFSGSSEEDLLFESETPMVSVEIGHGSVLIRHPSSIARDEESEASSLSVENKQYSANEAYSHSVTLPVHNENRSVNMQSLVIEKSKNPAGPGMQQEQFKRDKSQHERAQVLGNHNSPLCNVDLNDIINFEEFTRYLTNEEQQQLLKYLPPVDTAKLPESIRSMFDSPQLKENISCFQQLLGEGVFDLSMSGVKTEDCNTLKRLTLSNLSKSKWMEHYHQLKKCKNTTGKSLVGRAPNGITSNNLIATKRSRDTLGQKIPEVKVMKSPKRINMKAIYENKEVMDNDGSCFSPRSLFALPPDGGSLMLDSFHYVDESSDQDLLLDVPSNGSFPQAELLNPTLSFGLQASTSSSSTYPYLVRP; encoded by the exons ATGGGCAAGCAAGGGCCTTGCTGTCACTGTGGAGTTACAA GCACACCTCTTTGGCGCAATGGGCCTCCTGAGAAGCCAGTACTATGCAATGCTTGTGGATCTAGATGGAGAACAAAGGGAACTCTTGCAAACTATACACCACTTCATGCCCGGACGGACCCCGATGATTATGAGGATCACAGGGTATCCAGAGTGAAGAGCATATCTATAAACAAGAACAAAGAAGTGAAACTACTCAAAAGAAAGGCAAATCATGATAATGGGGTAGTGGGTGGGGTTGCCTCTGATTACATTCAGGGTTATCGAAAGGTTTTAGATGAAGATGCTAGTAATAGATCAAGTTCTGGATCAGCCATATCCAACTCTGAGAGCTGTGCACAATTTGGCAGTGCAGATGCAAGTGATTTGACAG GTCCTGCCCAATCAGTTGTGTGGGACACAATGGTACCTTCTAGGAAGAGGACCTGTGTCAATCGTTCAAAGCCATCTCCCGTTGAGAAGCTAACTAGAGATTTATATACTATTTGGCATGAACAACAGTCGTCATGCTTCTCTGGATCTTCTGAAGAGGACTTGCTTTTTGAGAGTGAAACACCAATGGTTTCTGTTGAGATAGGGCATGGAAGTGTTCTCATTAGACATCCAAGCTCAATAGCTCGAGATGAAGAATCTGAAGCTAGCTCCCTTTCTGTGGAGAACAAACAATACTCAGCAAATGAGGCTTATTCTCATTCTGTGACCCTTCCTGTACATAATGAAAACAGAAGTGTCAATATGCAAAGTCTTGTGATTGAAAAATCTAAGAACCCTGCTGGACCAGGGATGCAACAAGAGCAATTCAAAAG GGACAAGTCTCAGCATGAAAGGGCACAAGTCTTGGGAAATCACAATTCACCGTTGTGTAATGTGGATTTAAAT GACATTATTAATTTTGAGGAGTTTACAAGATACTTGACTAATGAAGAACAGCAGCAGTTGCTAAAATATCTACCTCCTGTTGATACTGCCAAACTTCCAGAGAG CATCAGAAGCATGTTTGATAGCCCTCAACTTAAGGAGAATATATCTTGCTTTCAACAACTGCTTGGGGAAGGGGTCTTTGATCTTTCCATGTCAGGAGTAAAAACTGAAGACTGTAATACTTTGAAAAGGTTAACACTGTCCAATCTGTCAAAATCCAAATGGATGGAGCATTATCATCAACTCAAG AAATGTAAAAATACTACTGGAAAGTCTCTTGTTGGAAGAGCACCAAATGGCAttacatcaaataatttaatTGCTACCAAGAGATCACGTGACACCCTAGGTCAAAAAATTCCAG AAGTGAAGGTGATGAAGAGccccaaaaggattaacatgaaGGCTATCTATGAAAACAAAGAAGTCATGGACAATGATGGCTCTTGCTTTAGTCCAAGAAGCCTATTTGCCTTGCCTCCTGATGGTGGCTCCCTCATGCTGGATTCTTTCCATTATGTTGATGAAAGTTCAGATCAGGATCTGCTATTGGATGTGCCATCCAATGGCTCATTTCCACAAGCAGAGCTCCTTAACCCAACTTTAAGTTTTGGGCTGCAGGCAAGCACTAGCAGTAGCTCAACATACCCATATCTAGTCCGTCCCTGA